One segment of Mycolicibacterium baixiangningiae DNA contains the following:
- a CDS encoding tautomerase family protein, whose protein sequence is MPLIYINYPEGTFADGAIDALADDITTAGLECEGLPNTPFVRSTTWVYAREFPAGRVYHGGKPGGTKVISFEVNIVDGGLDAEAKKKLIASITDSVRKHADIPADERVPAYVLIRDVPAQDWGLFGVPVVLDDLRNPPDDEKPV, encoded by the coding sequence ATGCCACTGATCTATATCAATTACCCCGAGGGGACGTTCGCCGACGGCGCGATCGACGCACTTGCCGACGACATCACGACGGCCGGACTGGAGTGCGAGGGGTTGCCGAACACGCCCTTCGTCCGTAGCACCACCTGGGTCTACGCCAGAGAGTTTCCTGCCGGAAGGGTCTATCACGGTGGGAAGCCTGGTGGGACGAAGGTCATCAGCTTCGAGGTCAACATCGTCGACGGCGGCTTGGATGCCGAGGCGAAGAAGAAGCTGATCGCGTCGATCACCGACAGCGTTCGCAAACATGCCGACATCCCGGCAGATGAACGCGTACCCGCCTATGTCCTGATCCGCGACGTCCCGGCTCAGGACTGGGGTCTGTTCGGAGTCCCGGTGGTGCTGGATGACCTGCGCAATCCGCCCGACGACGAAAAGCCTGTGTAG
- a CDS encoding nuclear transport factor 2 family protein, translating into MSDIDLREMYRRYIEAINDRAFERMDEFISDRTAHHGKPGTRDDVIADLMSIVDAVPDFH; encoded by the coding sequence GTGTCCGACATCGATCTACGCGAGATGTACCGTCGCTACATTGAAGCGATCAACGATCGTGCCTTTGAACGCATGGACGAGTTCATCAGCGACCGCACCGCTCACCACGGCAAGCCGGGGACCCGTGACGACGTCATTGCGGACCTCATGAGCATCGTCGATGCAGTCCCCGACTTCCACTGA
- a CDS encoding DNA gyrase subunit A — protein MTAVIEQNPDLVLEQSADDYWNHYQLTFALYSVSDRAIPSAYDGLKPGQRRLLYQMHDSKLLPGNKPQKSSKVCSAVTGNLHPHGGASMYGAAALMAAEFQRVKVIDGQGAFPRIQGDIPAADRYTEMRLSAPGAALTAELDDHAVPMVPTFDGEWTEPTVLPARWPVLLCNGAMGIAEGWATKVPAHNPREVMAACRALLKTPNMTDDRLLKLIPGPDWGCGATVVGETGLREYITTGRGAFTVRGTVSVDGKNVIVTELPPGVASNTVQERIRALVESGEMSGVADMSDLTDRRNGLRIVVTAKRGHSVEQIREQLLALTPLESTFAASLVALDENRVPRWWSVRELIAAFLSLRDSVVLHRSEYRLEKVTARRHLVSGLMTIHLDIDAAVAVIRGSDTVDEARQGLQQRFAIDAVQADYVLALQLRRLTKLDVIELQAEAERLDAEFAELTELVGDADARRKVIDQELVETAKLFKGPEFDRRTVLDFEATPVTSSASEDGQRERKVNASWRLDDRGVLSDSHGELLTSGLGWAVWTDGRVKFTTGSGLPFKIRDIPVAPDITGLLSSGVLPLGHHLALVTRHGKVLRIDPATVNPQGAAGNGVAGVKLTGDGDEVIAALPLTCENGEALLSVSQKGWKVTEVADIPVKGRGGAGVGFHPFANGEDGLLSVSVSATGFVRAGKRVRAEGRAKASVKSSGRDIAPAG, from the coding sequence GTGACCGCCGTCATCGAGCAGAACCCCGACCTGGTGCTCGAACAGAGTGCTGACGACTACTGGAACCACTATCAGCTGACCTTCGCGCTCTACAGCGTCAGTGACCGCGCCATCCCGTCCGCGTACGACGGACTCAAACCGGGCCAGCGACGTCTGCTTTACCAGATGCACGACTCGAAACTGCTGCCCGGCAACAAGCCACAGAAGTCCTCCAAGGTCTGCTCCGCAGTCACCGGCAACCTGCACCCGCACGGTGGCGCGTCGATGTACGGGGCCGCGGCGCTGATGGCCGCCGAGTTCCAGCGCGTGAAAGTCATTGACGGGCAGGGCGCTTTCCCACGCATCCAGGGCGACATTCCTGCCGCTGACCGCTACACCGAGATGCGGTTGTCCGCACCCGGCGCGGCACTGACCGCCGAACTCGACGACCACGCCGTGCCGATGGTACCGACGTTCGACGGTGAGTGGACCGAGCCGACGGTGTTGCCGGCCCGGTGGCCGGTGCTGCTCTGCAACGGCGCGATGGGCATCGCCGAGGGCTGGGCCACCAAAGTGCCAGCCCACAATCCACGTGAGGTCATGGCCGCCTGCCGGGCGCTGCTGAAAACGCCGAACATGACCGACGACAGGCTACTCAAGCTCATCCCCGGTCCGGACTGGGGCTGCGGCGCGACGGTGGTCGGCGAGACCGGGCTGCGGGAGTACATCACCACCGGACGCGGCGCCTTCACCGTGCGCGGCACGGTGTCGGTCGACGGAAAGAACGTCATCGTCACCGAGCTACCGCCCGGCGTCGCGAGTAACACTGTGCAGGAGCGGATCCGAGCCCTGGTGGAGTCCGGCGAGATGTCCGGGGTGGCGGACATGTCGGATCTGACCGACCGCCGCAACGGACTGCGCATCGTGGTCACCGCCAAACGTGGCCACAGCGTCGAGCAGATCCGGGAACAGCTGCTCGCGCTGACCCCATTGGAGTCGACGTTCGCCGCCAGCCTGGTCGCACTCGACGAGAACCGGGTGCCGCGCTGGTGGTCGGTGCGCGAATTGATCGCCGCATTCCTGTCCCTACGCGACTCAGTGGTGCTACACCGCAGCGAGTATCGGTTGGAGAAAGTCACCGCGCGACGCCATCTGGTGTCCGGTTTGATGACGATCCACCTCGACATCGATGCCGCGGTCGCCGTCATCCGCGGCTCCGACACCGTCGACGAGGCCCGCCAGGGCCTGCAGCAACGGTTCGCGATCGACGCGGTGCAGGCCGATTACGTTCTGGCGCTACAGCTTCGACGACTGACCAAGCTCGACGTCATCGAACTGCAGGCCGAGGCCGAGAGACTGGATGCTGAGTTCGCCGAATTGACTGAGCTGGTGGGCGATGCCGACGCCCGCCGGAAGGTGATCGACCAGGAGCTCGTGGAAACCGCAAAACTGTTCAAAGGCCCCGAGTTCGACCGTCGCACCGTGCTGGACTTCGAGGCCACACCGGTGACCTCCAGTGCCAGTGAGGACGGGCAGCGCGAGCGGAAGGTCAACGCGTCCTGGCGCCTGGATGACCGCGGAGTGTTATCCGACAGCCACGGTGAGCTGCTCACTTCGGGCCTGGGTTGGGCGGTGTGGACCGATGGTCGCGTCAAGTTCACCACCGGCAGCGGCTTGCCGTTCAAGATCCGCGACATCCCGGTCGCCCCGGACATCACGGGGCTGCTGAGCTCGGGGGTGCTCCCGCTCGGTCACCATCTGGCGCTGGTGACCCGGCACGGGAAGGTGCTGCGCATCGACCCCGCCACCGTGAATCCACAGGGTGCGGCCGGCAACGGCGTGGCCGGAGTGAAGTTGACGGGTGACGGCGACGAGGTCATCGCGGCGCTGCCACTCACGTGTGAGAACGGCGAAGCTCTCCTGTCTGTCTCCCAAAAGGGTTGGAAGGTCACCGAAGTCGCCGACATCCCGGTGAAAGGCCGCGGTGGTGCCGGCGTCGGGTTCCATCCGTTCGCCAACGGCGAGGATGGGCTGCTTTCGGTGTCCGTGTCGGCGACCGGGTTCGTGCGCGCCGGAAAGCGGGTGCGTGCCGAGGGGCGCGCGAAGGCTTCGGTCAAGAGTTCCGGGAGGGACATCGCCCCTGCCGGGTAG
- a CDS encoding TetR/AcrR family transcriptional regulator, giving the protein MVAATGLGRGSLYGAFGDKHSLYVKALDGYVESMVEHNHHELRLADGSAKQRLTGHIRRLVQMTLADHNRRGCLVSKSAAELASSDREVAKHTKRMLDTWRRDLAATLAEAQADGDISAGRDTRALASLLLTLLRGMESTRTQGASTSVISTAGEQAIELVFDVSHA; this is encoded by the coding sequence CTGGTCGCGGCCACCGGGCTTGGTCGCGGCAGCCTGTACGGGGCTTTCGGGGACAAGCACTCCCTGTACGTAAAGGCGTTGGATGGCTACGTGGAATCCATGGTCGAGCACAATCACCACGAACTGCGCCTGGCCGATGGTTCTGCGAAACAGCGCTTGACAGGCCACATTAGGCGGCTCGTGCAGATGACGCTGGCCGACCACAACCGGCGGGGCTGCCTCGTATCGAAGAGCGCCGCGGAGTTGGCATCCTCCGACCGGGAAGTGGCCAAGCACACCAAACGCATGCTGGACACCTGGCGCCGGGATCTGGCCGCCACCTTGGCGGAGGCACAGGCCGACGGCGACATATCCGCGGGCCGAGACACGCGGGCACTGGCCAGCCTGCTGCTGACGCTGCTGCGCGGCATGGAGTCCACCCGCACCCAAGGCGCATCGACTTCTGTGATCAGTACCGCAGGTGAGCAGGCAATCGAATTGGTCTTCGACGTTTCGCACGCCTGA
- a CDS encoding substrate-binding domain-containing protein — translation MKSSSTKSDAIVVGVVNPMQGPLGIIGPAAQMCAELAAEEINVAGGILGRELELMHLDGGAPTPAIRAEVTELVMSGSVQAIAGVHTSAVRESLMTAIGGTIPYIYNSLYEGGERTPGLFVTGETPEYQLLPALTLLSRERHIEHWALVGNDYVWPRRTAAAVQRHLAATGSGVLLGEMYTPLGSPDFGPVLDRLGRSQATGVIVLLVGQDAVEFHRQYGARGLHAKALRVTPLMDENMLLAAGAHACRDLFVGAGYFSSLHTTDSLDFISRFARRFGVESPIVGTMAESCYEGLHLLATLAGAAGTLDVAAMQTLSDTMVYECARGVQRLHAGHAAPTTYLAEVDGLEFDVLTELTPVTLP, via the coding sequence ATGAAAAGTTCTTCCACCAAGAGCGATGCCATCGTGGTCGGTGTCGTGAATCCGATGCAGGGACCGCTCGGGATAATCGGGCCTGCGGCGCAGATGTGTGCGGAGTTGGCGGCCGAAGAGATCAACGTCGCGGGTGGGATCCTTGGCCGCGAGCTCGAGCTCATGCATCTCGACGGTGGTGCTCCGACACCGGCGATACGCGCCGAAGTCACCGAACTCGTCATGTCCGGATCAGTGCAAGCGATCGCCGGCGTGCACACCTCTGCCGTGCGGGAATCCCTGATGACGGCGATCGGCGGAACCATCCCCTACATCTACAACTCCCTTTATGAGGGCGGCGAGCGCACGCCAGGCCTGTTCGTCACCGGCGAGACACCGGAGTATCAGCTTCTGCCGGCGTTGACCTTGTTGAGCAGGGAACGCCACATCGAGCACTGGGCGCTGGTGGGCAACGATTACGTATGGCCACGTCGCACCGCCGCAGCGGTACAGCGGCATTTGGCGGCAACCGGCAGCGGCGTGCTGCTCGGCGAGATGTACACGCCCCTAGGGTCTCCCGACTTCGGACCGGTCCTGGATCGTCTCGGACGCTCGCAGGCCACCGGCGTCATCGTGTTACTCGTAGGGCAAGACGCCGTAGAGTTCCACCGCCAGTATGGAGCCCGAGGCCTCCATGCCAAGGCGCTGCGCGTCACACCGCTCATGGACGAGAACATGCTGCTCGCGGCCGGCGCGCACGCCTGCCGCGATTTGTTCGTCGGCGCCGGATACTTTTCGTCGCTGCACACCACCGACAGCCTCGACTTCATCAGCAGATTCGCACGTCGTTTCGGTGTCGAATCGCCCATCGTCGGGACCATGGCCGAGTCCTGCTACGAAGGCCTGCACCTCTTGGCCACCCTAGCGGGCGCGGCGGGCACGCTCGACGTTGCAGCGATGCAAACCCTTTCTGACACAATGGTTTACGAATGCGCACGTGGTGTGCAGCGCTTGCATGCCGGCCACGCTGCTCCCACGACATACCTAGCCGAAGTCGACGGACTGGAGTTCGACGTGCTCACCGAACTGACCCCTGTCACACTCCCCTAA
- a CDS encoding LysR family transcriptional regulator, whose translation MELRHLRYFVTVAEELNFGRAAERLHIAGPSLSQQIKVLERDLKVRLLDRDRRGVSLTPGGAALLPHIRALVDQADEMRREAIGMTSTAPVRLGYVAWCPIDWAERTATVAHLQVDNWVMPSHIQAARVAEGSLDLAICWVQTADLESSGLGAHLIGMDRLYAVSVGVDESPVRAKDVLVLLDADGASWWSWNRYGEMFAEESGASTLDIADGGITGPTFFEHVRRTRRPVLNSPMGQTAQLPRDLVQRPIVKPAPMWTWSLVWRLDDDRPAVHAVIDALTRGVVTPQSDGETGWLPPGDPFRTTPDPI comes from the coding sequence GTGGAGCTTCGACACCTGCGCTACTTCGTGACCGTCGCCGAAGAGCTGAATTTCGGCCGTGCCGCGGAACGGCTGCACATCGCAGGGCCGTCGCTCTCGCAGCAGATCAAGGTGCTCGAACGTGATCTCAAGGTGCGTTTGCTCGATCGAGATCGACGGGGCGTATCCCTCACGCCGGGCGGTGCGGCACTTCTGCCCCATATCCGGGCATTGGTGGATCAAGCAGATGAGATGCGGAGAGAAGCGATTGGCATGACCTCCACGGCGCCGGTTCGCCTTGGATACGTCGCCTGGTGCCCCATCGATTGGGCGGAACGCACTGCGACAGTGGCACATCTGCAGGTCGACAACTGGGTCATGCCGTCCCATATCCAGGCTGCACGGGTCGCAGAAGGCAGCCTCGACCTTGCTATCTGTTGGGTGCAGACTGCGGACCTGGAAAGTTCAGGCCTCGGGGCGCACCTGATCGGTATGGACCGTCTGTACGCGGTGAGCGTCGGGGTAGACGAGTCCCCGGTACGGGCCAAAGACGTACTGGTACTGCTCGACGCAGACGGGGCGAGTTGGTGGTCGTGGAACCGTTACGGAGAAATGTTCGCAGAGGAATCCGGTGCATCCACACTCGATATTGCCGACGGTGGAATCACCGGGCCCACGTTCTTCGAACACGTGCGCCGCACGCGGCGGCCGGTCCTGAATTCGCCGATGGGCCAGACCGCGCAATTGCCACGCGATCTCGTCCAACGCCCGATCGTCAAACCCGCTCCGATGTGGACGTGGTCGCTGGTCTGGCGGCTCGATGACGATCGACCGGCGGTGCACGCAGTGATCGACGCGCTCACCCGTGGTGTGGTCACCCCGCAATCGGATGGCGAGACGGGTTGGCTACCTCCCGGTGATCCGTTCCGGACTACCCCGGACCCGATATGA
- a CDS encoding MarR family winged helix-turn-helix transcriptional regulator, with product MSRAAFALSAAENVLLERVREVLSAEGCSLDEWRILDLLRDGQPRVMSSISDATSILPPALTKMVDRMVANNLVYRRIDTVDRRRINVRLTPRGTSSHRMLAEALDRCDTLYGVSQLQRLAELCELVAELFDGSAAVATDASV from the coding sequence GTGAGCCGGGCGGCGTTCGCTCTCAGCGCCGCGGAGAACGTGTTGCTGGAGCGCGTCCGCGAGGTCCTGTCGGCCGAGGGTTGTTCGCTCGATGAGTGGCGCATCTTGGACCTGTTGAGAGACGGACAACCTCGGGTGATGTCCTCGATCAGCGACGCGACATCGATTCTGCCGCCGGCGTTGACCAAAATGGTCGACCGAATGGTCGCCAACAACCTCGTATACCGCCGAATCGACACGGTCGACCGGCGCCGGATCAACGTCCGCCTGACGCCCCGGGGGACTAGTTCACACCGCATGCTGGCGGAAGCGCTGGATCGATGCGACACCCTCTATGGCGTCAGCCAACTACAGCGCCTGGCCGAACTGTGCGAATTGGTGGCCGAACTGTTCGACGGCTCTGCCGCGGTCGCCACCGACGCTTCGGTGTAG
- a CDS encoding toprim domain-containing protein, with protein MSYTAADITELDDVQHTRLRPAVNLGLDVLNTALRELVDNAVEEVADPSHGGSTVTITLHADGSVSVADDGRGLPVDSDPVNGKNGIVKTLGTARAGGKFSVHADAASTGAGLNGIGAAAAVFISARTDVTVRRAGKSYLQSFGGGYPGVFDGKDFDPNAPFTRADTQRLRGTGNRKPDAHGTTVRILFDPAVVPDSSVDINEVLLRAHAAARMSPGVHLVVVDEGWPGDEIRPELVEPFSGPWGTDTLLDLMCVAAGTPVPDVRAVVEGRGEYTTGRGPTPFRWSLTAGPAEPATVAAFCNTVRTPGGGSHLTAAVKGLSEALADRASRMRDLGLAKGEDGPEAQDFAAVTALAVDTRAPDVAWDSQAKTAVSSRSLNLAMAPDVARGVTIWAANPANGDTVSLWTKLALEAARARRSAEGAKARSRAASKAKGLGTNLSLPPKLLPSRETGRGSGAELFLCEGDSALGTIKAARDATFQAAFPLKGKPPNVYGFALSKARVKDEFDSIERILGCGVRDHCDPEQCRYDRILFASDADPDGGNINSSLISMFLDFYRPLIEAGMVYVTLPPLFVVKDGTQRIYCQDESERDAAVAQLRATSKRKVEVQRNKGLGEMDADDFWNTVLDPQRRTVIRVHLDDGEAKLHHTLFGGPPEGRRTWMADIASRVDTSALDLD; from the coding sequence GTGAGTTACACCGCCGCTGACATCACCGAGCTCGACGATGTCCAGCACACACGCCTGCGGCCGGCGGTGAACCTCGGCCTGGATGTGCTCAACACCGCATTGCGCGAGCTGGTGGACAACGCGGTCGAAGAGGTCGCCGATCCCAGCCACGGCGGGTCGACCGTGACGATCACCCTGCACGCCGACGGGTCGGTCAGTGTCGCCGACGACGGCCGCGGCCTGCCCGTGGACTCTGACCCGGTGAATGGGAAGAACGGCATCGTCAAGACGCTGGGTACCGCGCGGGCGGGCGGCAAGTTCTCCGTGCATGCCGACGCGGCCAGCACGGGCGCCGGTCTCAACGGAATCGGCGCCGCCGCAGCGGTGTTCATTTCCGCGCGGACCGATGTGACGGTGCGCCGGGCCGGCAAGAGCTACCTGCAGAGTTTTGGCGGCGGCTACCCTGGAGTGTTCGACGGCAAGGACTTCGACCCGAACGCCCCGTTCACCCGTGCCGATACGCAGAGGCTGCGGGGCACCGGCAACCGCAAGCCCGACGCGCACGGCACCACGGTCCGCATCCTGTTCGATCCGGCCGTCGTGCCGGATTCCAGCGTGGACATCAACGAGGTGCTGCTGCGAGCGCACGCCGCGGCACGGATGTCGCCGGGGGTGCACCTGGTAGTTGTCGACGAAGGCTGGCCCGGCGACGAGATCCGGCCCGAGTTGGTCGAGCCGTTCAGCGGTCCCTGGGGTACCGACACATTGCTGGACCTCATGTGCGTGGCCGCCGGCACGCCTGTGCCCGACGTGCGGGCTGTGGTGGAGGGGCGCGGTGAATACACCACCGGGCGTGGCCCGACCCCGTTCCGTTGGTCATTGACCGCCGGACCTGCCGAACCGGCCACCGTGGCCGCATTCTGCAACACCGTGCGCACCCCCGGCGGTGGGTCCCACCTGACGGCCGCGGTGAAAGGGCTGTCGGAGGCGTTGGCCGACCGCGCTTCCCGCATGCGCGACCTCGGCCTGGCCAAAGGTGAAGACGGTCCGGAGGCACAGGATTTCGCCGCGGTCACAGCGCTGGCCGTCGATACCCGCGCGCCCGATGTGGCCTGGGACTCCCAAGCCAAGACCGCGGTGTCATCGCGGTCGCTGAACCTCGCGATGGCCCCGGATGTGGCGCGCGGCGTCACCATCTGGGCGGCCAACCCCGCCAACGGCGACACCGTGTCACTGTGGACCAAGCTGGCGCTGGAGGCCGCCCGAGCACGGCGCAGCGCCGAAGGCGCCAAAGCGCGGTCCCGAGCGGCGTCGAAAGCCAAAGGTCTCGGCACGAACCTGTCCCTGCCGCCGAAGCTACTGCCCAGCAGGGAGACCGGGCGCGGGTCGGGAGCCGAGCTGTTCCTGTGCGAGGGTGACTCCGCACTCGGCACCATCAAAGCGGCACGCGACGCCACCTTCCAAGCCGCTTTCCCGCTGAAAGGCAAGCCGCCCAACGTGTACGGGTTCGCGCTGAGCAAGGCGCGGGTGAAGGACGAGTTCGACTCGATCGAGCGCATCCTGGGATGCGGGGTGCGCGACCACTGTGACCCGGAACAGTGTCGCTACGACCGGATCCTGTTCGCCTCCGACGCCGACCCCGACGGCGGCAACATCAACTCGAGTTTGATCTCGATGTTCCTGGACTTCTACCGCCCGCTCATCGAAGCCGGAATGGTCTACGTGACGCTGCCGCCACTGTTCGTGGTCAAGGACGGCACCCAGCGGATCTACTGCCAGGACGAATCCGAGCGCGACGCCGCCGTCGCCCAGCTGCGGGCCACCTCCAAACGCAAAGTGGAAGTGCAGCGCAACAAGGGACTCGGCGAGATGGATGCCGACGACTTCTGGAACACCGTGCTGGATCCGCAGCGGCGCACCGTGATTCGAGTGCACCTCGACGATGGTGAAGCAAAGCTGCACCACACTCTGTTCGGCGGGCCGCCGGAGGGCCGCCGCACCTGGATGGCCGATATCGCTTCCCGGGTCGACACCTCTGCTCTGGACCTCGACTAG
- a CDS encoding PPOX class F420-dependent oxidoreductase, whose protein sequence is MNLDGSARALIGSGADATLVTLNPDGSPQVSVVWVALRSAPEGDELVAAHLHEYRKTRNIRRDGRVAVTILAPKISGQPTPYLSIIGTARIIEGGAPALSAELAEAMLGSSEHFPPPNADPGFVTRIQIEKVGGSLVDPPIARST, encoded by the coding sequence ATGAATCTCGACGGGTCCGCTCGCGCGCTCATCGGCTCCGGGGCTGACGCTACGCTGGTCACCCTGAACCCCGACGGCAGCCCGCAGGTCTCGGTGGTCTGGGTGGCGTTACGGTCGGCGCCCGAAGGCGATGAACTGGTGGCCGCTCATCTCCACGAGTACCGCAAGACGCGCAATATCCGCCGCGACGGGCGGGTCGCCGTCACCATCCTTGCCCCCAAGATTTCGGGACAGCCGACGCCGTACCTGTCGATCATCGGTACGGCACGAATCATCGAGGGCGGAGCGCCCGCACTGTCCGCCGAGTTGGCTGAGGCGATGCTCGGTTCGAGCGAGCACTTCCCTCCTCCCAACGCGGACCCTGGATTCGTTACACGCATCCAGATCGAGAAAGTCGGCGGAAGCCTCGTCGACCCGCCCATCGCCCGGAGTACATGA
- a CDS encoding nitrilase-related carbon-nitrogen hydrolase, with protein MSETTYVAAAVQFEPVLFDKQRNITRLVELVEEAAVGGAKLITTPEMGISGYCFFGTAEAETMAEPVPGPSTEIFAELAAIHDCHIVIGMPERDLETGLLYNSAVLIGPQGIIGTHRKTHGYIAEPKWAAPGDLGHQVFDTPLGRIALLICMDIHFVETARVVALGGADVICHISNWLAERTPAPYWISRAFENSCYLIESNRWGLERGVQFSGGSCIIAPDSGVLASCDSGDGVVTAEINLAAVQAARATGASGLSGRRPQLYRDLHINSYLWNPRDFFTLYGNAPMPPGRASVLAVAQHDSTSDATANIAQIRATFVEAVGDGADLVVFPELSVSGPPSASADYAESIDTEGILQPLLDAAAGCNGYLVVGMAERGAAGMSPYNSAVLIGPEGIVAVHRKIHLSDDDDMYFAAGDSWTHADIRVGRVALLHGDDVLRPESGRVAALRGCDVIAVPARIAATLHHGHPGTTVPLNYPIPRAASHLHWHHMRVRAGENNVYLAYANPPEFGGRSGVFGPDTFEFPRRERVAGPAAEVLLAPIDTSDGPGPYPANVVRRKDLVSMRLPHHYRALSAPDRPTTADAATDAALASIR; from the coding sequence GTGTCGGAGACGACCTATGTGGCGGCGGCGGTCCAGTTCGAGCCAGTGTTGTTCGACAAGCAGCGCAACATCACCCGGCTCGTCGAACTGGTCGAAGAGGCCGCGGTCGGAGGGGCGAAGCTCATCACCACACCGGAGATGGGTATCTCCGGCTACTGCTTCTTCGGTACCGCCGAGGCCGAGACCATGGCCGAGCCGGTGCCAGGGCCCAGCACCGAGATCTTCGCCGAGCTCGCCGCAATCCACGACTGCCACATCGTGATCGGCATGCCGGAACGCGATCTGGAGACCGGTCTGCTGTACAACTCGGCAGTCCTCATCGGGCCGCAGGGGATCATCGGCACCCACCGAAAGACGCACGGCTACATCGCCGAACCCAAATGGGCGGCCCCCGGCGACCTCGGACACCAGGTCTTCGACACACCGCTGGGCCGGATCGCGCTGCTGATCTGCATGGACATCCACTTCGTCGAGACCGCCAGAGTGGTGGCGCTCGGCGGTGCCGACGTGATCTGCCACATCAGCAACTGGCTGGCCGAGCGCACCCCTGCGCCGTACTGGATCAGCCGGGCCTTCGAGAACTCCTGCTACCTGATCGAAAGCAACCGGTGGGGCTTGGAACGCGGTGTGCAGTTCAGCGGCGGATCATGCATCATCGCACCGGATTCAGGGGTCTTGGCCTCCTGCGACAGCGGTGACGGTGTGGTCACCGCAGAGATCAACCTCGCAGCGGTGCAAGCCGCCAGGGCGACGGGGGCGTCCGGACTTTCGGGACGCCGGCCTCAGTTGTACCGCGATCTGCACATCAACAGCTACCTGTGGAATCCCCGGGATTTCTTCACCCTCTACGGCAATGCCCCGATGCCGCCCGGCCGGGCCTCGGTGCTCGCAGTGGCCCAGCACGACAGCACCTCCGACGCAACGGCGAACATCGCGCAGATCCGCGCGACCTTCGTCGAGGCGGTCGGTGACGGCGCGGACCTGGTTGTATTTCCCGAGCTCAGTGTCTCGGGTCCGCCCAGCGCCTCGGCCGACTACGCGGAAAGCATTGATACCGAGGGCATTCTGCAGCCTCTACTGGATGCCGCGGCCGGTTGCAACGGCTACCTGGTGGTCGGAATGGCTGAGCGCGGTGCAGCCGGGATGTCTCCCTACAACAGCGCGGTGCTCATCGGGCCGGAAGGGATCGTCGCGGTCCACCGCAAGATCCACCTCAGTGACGACGACGACATGTACTTCGCTGCCGGCGATTCCTGGACCCACGCCGACATCCGGGTGGGTCGGGTGGCGTTGCTGCACGGCGACGATGTTCTGCGCCCCGAGTCGGGTCGGGTGGCGGCCCTTCGGGGTTGCGACGTGATCGCGGTGCCCGCGCGTATCGCCGCAACCTTGCACCACGGTCACCCCGGCACGACGGTACCGCTCAACTATCCGATTCCCCGCGCCGCCAGCCACCTGCACTGGCATCACATGCGGGTGCGGGCGGGGGAGAACAACGTGTATCTGGCGTATGCCAATCCGCCTGAGTTCGGTGGCCGCAGTGGGGTCTTCGGGCCCGACACCTTTGAGTTCCCGCGTCGTGAGCGAGTGGCGGGGCCCGCCGCCGAGGTGCTGCTGGCACCCATCGACACCAGCGACGGCCCCGGTCCGTACCCGGCGAATGTCGTCCGCCGCAAGGACTTGGTGAGCATGCGTTTGCCGCATCATTACCGCGCCCTATCCGCGCCGGACCGGCCCACAACCGCCGACGCCGCAACCGACGCCGCTCTGGCCAGCATCCGCTGA